From the Oncorhynchus keta strain PuntledgeMale-10-30-2019 chromosome 13, Oket_V2, whole genome shotgun sequence genome, the window TATAGTATTGACTCCTCATCCTGAAGTCTATAGTATTGACTCCTCATCCTGAAGTCTATAGTATTGACTCCTCATCCTGAAGTCTATAGTATTGACTCCTCATCCTGAAGTCTACAGTATTGACTCCTCATTTTGAAGTCTACAGTATTGACTCCTACTCCTGAAGTTTACAACATTGACTCCTCATCCTGAAGTCTACAGCATTGACTCCTCATCCTGAAGTCTATAGTATTGACTCCTCATCCTGAAGTCTATAGTATTGACTCCTCATCCTGAAGTCTATAGTATTGACTCCTCATCCTGAAGTCTATAGTATTGACTCCTCATCCTGAAGTCTATAGTATTGACTCCTCATCCTGAAGTCTACAGTATTGACTCCTCATTTTGAAGTCTACAGTATTGACTCCTACTCCTGAAGTTTACAACATTGACTCCTCATCCTGAAGTCTACAGCATTGACTCCTCATCCTGAAGTCTACAACATTGACTCCTCATCCCGAAGTCTATAGTATTGACTCCTCATCCTGAAGTTTACAGTATTGACTCCTCATCTTGAAGTCTACAGCATTGACTCCTCATCCTGAAGTCTACAACATTGACTCCTCATCCCGAAGTCTATAGCATTGACTCCTCATCCTGAATTCTACAGCATTGATTCCTCATCCTGAAGTCTATAGTATTGACTCCTCATCCTGAAGTTTATAGTATTGACTCCTCATCCTGAAGTCTATAGTATTGACTCCTCATCCTGAAGTCTATAGTATTGACTCCTCATCCTGAAGTCTACTTTATTGATTCCTCATCCTGCAGTCTATAGTATTGACTCCTCATTTTGAAGTCTATAGTTTTGACTCCTCATCTTGAAGTCTACAGCATTGACTCCTCATCCTGAAGTCTATAGTATTGACTCCGCATCCTGAATTCTACAGCATTGATTCCTCATCCTGAAGTCTATAGTATTGACTCCTCATCCTGGAGTCTACAACATTGACTCCTCATCCTGAAGTCTATAGTATTGACTCTCCATCCTGGAGTCTACAACATTGACTCCTCATCCTGAAGCCTACGGCATTGACTCCTCATCCTGAAGTCTACAACATTGACTCCTCATCCTGAAGCCTACGGCATTGACTCCTCATCCTGAAGTCTACAACATTGACTCCTCATCCTGAAGTCTACAGTATTGACTCTTCACCTTGAAGTCTATAGTATTGACTCCTCATCCTCAAGTCTATAGTATTGACTCCTCATCCTGAAGTCTATAGTATTGACTCCTAATCCTGAAGTCTATAGTATTGACTCCTCATCCTGAAGTCTATAGTATTGACTCTTCATCCTGAAGTCTATAGTATTGACTCCTCATCCTGAAGTCTACAGCATTGATTCCTCATCCTGAAGTCTATAGTATTGACTCTTCACCTTGAAGTCTATAGTTTTGACTCCTCACCTTGAAGTCTATAGTTTTGACTCCTCATCCTGCAGTCTATAGTATTGACTCCTCACCTTGAAGTCTATAGTTTTGACTCCTCATCTTGAAGTCTACAGCATTGACTCCTCATCCTGAAGTCTGTAGTATTGACTCCGCATCCTGAATTCTACAGCATTGATTCCTCATCCTGAAGTCTATAGTATTGACTCCTCATCCTGGAGTCTACAACATTGACTCCTCATCCTGAAGTCTATAGTATTGACTCTTCATCCTGGAGTCTACAACATTGACTCCTCATCCTGAAGCCTATGGCATTGACTCCTCATCCTGAAGTCTACAACATTGACTCCTCATCCTGAAGCCTACGGCATTGACTCCTCATCCTGGAGTCTACAACATTGACTCCTCATCCTGAAGTCTACAGTATTGACTCTTCACCTTGGAGTCTACAACATTGACTCCTCATCCTGAAGTCTATAGTATTGACTCTTCATCCTGGAGTCTACAACATTGACTCCTCATCCTGAAGCCTACGGCATTGACTCCTCATCCTGAAGTCTACAACATCGACTCCTCATCCTGAAGCCTACGGCATTGACTCCTCATCCTGAAGTCTACAACATTGACTCCTCATCCTGAAGTCTACAGTATTGACTCTTCACCTTGAAGTCTATAGTATTGACTCCTCATCCTCAAGTCTATAGTATTGACTCCTCATCCTGAAGTCTATAGTATTGACTCCTAATCCTGAAGTCTATAGTATTGACTCCTCACCCTGAAGTCTATAGTATTGACTCTTCAtcctgatgtctatagtattgaCTCCTCATCCTGAAGTCTACAGCATTGATTCCTCATCCTGAAGTCTATAGTATTGACTCTTCACCTTGAAGTCTATAGTTTTGACTCCTCACCTTGAAGTCTATAGTTTTGACTCCTCATCCTGCAGTCTATAGTATTGACTCCTCACCTTGAAGTCTATAGTTTTGACTCCTCATCTTGAAGTCTACAGCATTGACTCCTCATCCTGAAGTCTGTAGTATTGACTCCGCATCCTGAATTCTACAGCATTGATTCCTCATCCTGAAGTCTATAGTATTGACTCCTCATCCTGGAGTCTACAACATTGACTCCTCATCCTGAAGTCTATAGTATTGACTCTTCATCCTGGAGTCTACAACATTGACTCCTCATCCTGAAGCCTACGGCATTGACTCCTCATCCTGAAGTCTACAACATTGACTCCTCATCCTGAAGCCTACGGCATTGACTCCTCATCCTGAAGTCTACAACATTGACTCCTCATCCTCAAGTCTATAGTATTGACTCCTCATCCTGAAGTCTATAGTATTAACTCCTAATCCTGAAGTCTATAGTATTGACTCCTCATCCTGAAGTCTATAGTATTGACTCCTCATCCTGAAGTCTATAGTATTGACTCCTCACCTTGAAGTCTATAGTATTGACTCTTCATCCTGAAGTCTATAGTATTGACTCCTCATCCTGAAGTCTATAGTATTGACTCCTCACCTTGAAGTCTATAGTATTGACTCCTCACCTTGAAGTCTATAGTATTGACTCTTCACCTTGAAGTCTATAGTTTTGACTCCTCACCTTGAAGTCTATAGTATTGACTCTTCACCTTGAAGTCTATAGTTTTGACTCCTCATCCTGAAGTCTATAGTATTCGCTCCTCATCCTGAAGTCTATAGTTTTGACTCCTCATCCTgaagtatatattatatatataaatatatgccatttagcagacgcttttatccaaagcgacttacagtcatgtgtgcatacattctacgtatgggtggtcccgggaatcgaacccactaccctggcgttacaagcgccatgctctaccaactgagctacagaaggaccacgtctATAGTATTGACTCTTCGCCTTGAAGTCGATAGTTTTGACTCCTCACCTTGAAGTCCATAGTATTGACTCCTCATCCTGAAGTCTATAGTATTGACTCCTCATCCTGAAGTCTACAACATTGACTCCTCATCCTGAAGTCTTTAGACTTGACTCCTCATCCTGAAGTCTATAGTATTGATTCCTCACCCTGAAGTCTATAGTATTGAATCCTCATCCTGAAGTCTATAGTATTGACTCCTCATCTTGAAGTCTTTAGTTTTGACTCCTCATCCTGAAGTCTTTAGACTTGACTCCTCATCCTGAAGTCTATAGTATTGATTCCTCACCCTGAAGTCTATAGTATTGACTCCTCATCCTGAAGTCTATAGTATTGACTCCTCATCTTGAAGTCTTTAGTTTTGACTCCTCATCCTGAAGTCTATAGTATTGACTCCTCATCCTGAAGTCTATAGTATTGATTCCTCACCCTGAAGTCTATAGTATTGACTCCTCATCCTGAAGTCTATAGTATTGACTCCTCATCTTGAAGTCTATAGTTTTGACTCCTCACCTTGAAGTCTATAGTATTGTCTCCTCATCCTGAAGTCTATAGTATTGACTCCTCATCCTGAAGTCTATAGTATTGACTCTTCACCCTGAAGTCTATAGTATTGACTCCTCATCCTGAAGTCTATAGTATTGACTCCTCATCCTGAAGTCTATAGTATGGCCGAAAGCCATTCACATTTCCTGAATTATttttgattgaacctttattaAAGTTTGGCACgcatttattttttaattcaCCCCACAAATGAGGCCATGGTGCCTctcaaatggcaccgtattctcCTTaacagtgcactactattgaccagggccctgatagggaatagggtggcatttggaacagagtcaatgtttCAAACGACTGTAAATCAACAACCCTAAAACATTCTGTGATTTGGGACTGAATACATGTCACCACTGCCCAGCCAGCCAGTCCCGACCCATTAAACTGAACTCATTAAAACTTTAAGCTCCTTTcggggtttaaaaaaaaaaaatcatataaTCTTTTTTCTTCATCCCATCTCTGACATTTTCCTTTTAatcatgggaacagtgggttatctctctgtaacatcatcatcatgggaacagtgggttatctctctgtaacatcatcatgggaacagtgggttatctctctgtaacatcatcatgggaacagtgggttatctctctgtaacatcatcatgggaacagtgggttatctctctgtaacatcatcatgggaacagtgggttatctctctgtaacatcatcatgggaacagtgggttatctctctgtaacatcatcatgggaacagtgggttatctctctgtaacatcatcatgggaacagtgggttatctctctgtaacatcatcatcatgggaacagtgggttatctctctgtaacatcatcatcatgggaacagtgggttatctctctgtaacatcatcatgggaacagtgggttatctctctgtaacatcatcatgggaacagtgggttatctctctgtaacatcatcatgggaacagtgggttatctctctgtaacatcatcatgggaacagtgggttatctctctgtaacatcatcatgggaacagtgggttatctctctgtaacatcatcatgggaacagtgggttatctctctgtaacatcatcatgggaacagtgggttatctctctgtaacatcatcatgggaacagtgggttatctctctgtaacatcatcatgggaacagtgggttatctctctgtaacatcatcatgggaacagtgggttatctctctgtaacatcatcatgggaacagtgggttatctctctgtaacatcatcatgggaacagtgggttatctctctgtaacatcatcatgggaacagtgggttatctctctgtaacatcatcctgggaacagtgggttatctctctgtaacatcatcatgggaacagtgggttatctctctgtaacatcatcatgggaacagtgggttatctctctgtaacatcatcataggaacagtgggttatctctctgtaacatcatcatgggaacagtgggttatctctctgtaacatcatcctgggaacagtgggttatctctctgtaacatcatcatgggaacagtgggttatctctctgtaacatcatcatgggaacagtgggttatctctctgtaacatcatcatgggaacagtgggttatctctctgtaacatcatcatgggaacagtgggttatctctctgtaacatcatcctgggaacagtgggttatctctctggaacatcatcatgggaacagtgggttatctctctggaacatcatcatgggaacagtgggttatctctctggaacatcatcatgggaacagtgggttatctctctggAACACcatcatgggaacagtgggttatctctctgtaacatcatcatgggaacagtgggttatctctctgtaacatcatcatgggaacagtgggttatctctctgtaacatcatcatgggaacagtgggttatctctctgtaacatcatcatgggaacagtgggttatctctctgtaacatcatcatgggaacagtgggttatctctcttTCACGTCATCCTTTTTTCATGTGAATAGTGGGTTATCTCTCTATTAGGTCATCACggctttatctctctctcaattcaattcaattcaaggggctttattgacatgggaaacatgtgttaacattgccaaagcaagtgaggtagataatatacaaaagtgaaataaacaataaaaattaacagtaaacattacacatacagaagtttcaaaacaataaagacattacaaatgtcatattatatatatatatatatatatatatatatatatatatatatatatatatatatagatatatatagatatatatatatacagtgttgtaacaatgtacaaatggttcaagtacacaagggaaaataaataagcataaatatggtttgtatttacaatggtgtttgttcttcactggttgcccttttcttgtggcaacaggtcacaaatcttgctgctgtgatgtcacactgttgaatttcacccagtagatatgagagtttattagaattgggtttgttttctaattctttgtggatctgtgtaatctgaggggaatatgtgtctctaatatggtcatacattgggcaggaggttaggaagtgcagctcagtttccacatcATTCTGTGGTTCTCTCTATTCAGTCTCttcttatccctccctccctccctcccccccccctccctccctccctccctccctccctccctcccccaccccccctccaccTCTTCTTCTTCATCTGCCTCTCCCCATATCGGTCTCTCTTCATCTGCCTCTCCCCATATCggtctctccacatctctctctctctctctctctctctctctctcccttcctccctccctctctctctgtctccctctctctctgtctccctctctctctccctccctctctctccttctgtctctaattctctctctccttccctcttcttctctctcagaGGTCTGTAGCATTGAGATGGTCTGTCACAATGTCCTGGACCTCTAGATCCAGCTTAATTTCTTCTCCACCTCCTGCCATCCCTCCCACATCTTCTGCCTTCCCTCCCCCATCTTCTGccatccctcccccatctcctgccttccctcccccatctcctcccttccctcttcctcccttccctcttcctccctccggATGCACACTATCCATTCTCTGGTCACAGCGGAACACGGTCGTGAACGCGGTGCGATAGTTGCTGTTCATCCACCCGTAGAGCAGAGGGTTGGCGAACGTTGAGCACATGGCCACCACGTGGAACAGCGTGTACAGAAGTCTAAAATCCCTCATGTCCAAGACGGAGCTGTCGATATCCGTGGCTAATTGAAAAGCGTGGAACGGCAGCCAGCTGAACGCGAACACCACGACCACGGTCACCAGCATCTTGGTGGTTTTGCGTCGTCGGCGGTGGCGGTCGTTGCGGCCGGCGGGGGACATGTGGGAACGGAGTTTGGACCAGATACGAGCGTAGGCGAAGGAGATGACGGCTAGAGGGAGAACGTATTGGAGGAGGAGCATGGAGATTGAATAGACTGTCCCGTCTGTGGAGCTGCCTGGCCACTTCTCTGTACACacctggagaagaggagagagggttagggtctgtctgtctgtctgtctgtctgtctgtctgtctgtctgtctgtctgtctgtctgtctgtctgtctgtgtgtctgtgtgtgtctgtgtgtagttctgtatgcctgtctgtctgtctgtctgtctgtctgtctgtctgtctgtctgtctgtctgtctgtctgtctgtgtgtctgtgagaccTACCTGTATAGGCTGTCCTGGAGCCAGATTGAAGGTCCCATACTCTCTGAAGATAGCTAGTGGACTGGCCAGCACCGCACTCAGTACCCACGTGGTGGCTATCACCCCAAAACACACATCCTTTCTCATCCTGGTCTCCAGGTGGTACACTATACACCTGTTAATCAATCAGCCAGCCAATCAATCACCCCGAAACACAAATCCTTTCTCATCCTGGTCTCCAGGTGGTACACTATACACCTGTCAatcaatcagccagccagccaatcaatCACCCCGAAACACACATCCTTTCTCATCCTGGTCTCCAGGTGGTACACTATACACCTGTTAATCAATCAGCCAGCCAATCAATCACCCCGAAACACACATCCTTTCTCATCCTGGTCTCCAGATGGTACACTATACACCTGTCAATCAATCAGCCAGCCAATCAGTGCGCCAGTCAATCAattaatcagtcagccagtcaatcaatgaatcagtcagtcagtcaatcagtcaatcagccagtcaatcaataaatcagccagccagtcaatcaataaatcagccagccagtcaatcaatatgtcagccagtcaatcagccagtccatcagtcagtcaatcagtcgaTCAGCCAGCCAGTAAATCAATCAGCCTGTCAATCAGTCAGCAGTTAAACAATCAGCCAGTAAATCaatcagcctgtcagtcagtcagcagttaAACAATCAGCCTGTAAATCAATCAGCCTGTCAATCAGTCAGCAGTTAAACTTGATGAAGTCTCACCTGTGTCTATCGAGGGCTATGACGTTGAGCGTCACCGTGGATACGTGGACAGCCAATCCCTGTGCATAGGGAAGCAGGAAACAAAGTACCTGGCCAAACTTCCACTCCCCGAGCAGAGTATAGACCAACGTGAAGGGGAGACACAATGTATTCACCAGGAggtcagctagagagagagatggggggaggaaagagagagggagagagacagagagagacagagacagagagagagagagagagagacagagagagagagacagagagagagagagagacagagagagagacagagagagagatgtggggaggaaagagagagggagagagagagacagagacagagaaagacagagagagagacagagacagagacagagagagacagagagagagacagagagagagatgtggggaggaaagagagagggagagagacagagagagagacagagacagagaaagacagagagagagacagagacagagagagacagagagagagacagagagagagagagacagagacagagagagacagaaaagagagacagagacagagagagagagagagagagagagaatcagtcacagagcccattgccctttatggttgtgaggtctgggggccgctcaccaaccaagatttcacaaaatgggacaaacaccaaattgagactctgcacgctgaattctgcaaaaaatatcctcagtgtacaacgtagaacaccaaataatgccgATACCCACtaaattaggccgatacccgctaatgatcaaaatccagaaaagagctgttcaattctacaaccacctaaaaggaagtgattcacaaaccttccataacaaagccatcacctacagagagatgaacctggagaagagtcccctaagcaagctgttcctggggctctgttcacaaacacaaacacaccctacagagccccaggacagcagcacaattaaacccaatcaaatcatgagaaaacaaaaagataattacttgacacattggaaagaattaacaaaaaaacagagcaaactagaatgttatttggccctaaacagagagtacacagtggcagaatacctgaccactgtgactgacccaaacttaaggaaagctttgactatgtacagactcagtgagcatagccttgctattgagaaaggccgccgtaggcagacatggctctcaggagaagacaggctaagtgctcactgcccacaaaatgaggttgaaactgagctgcacttcctaacctcctgtccaatgtatgaccatattagagagacatatttccctcagattacacaaatccacaaagaattagaaaacaaacccgattttgataaactcccatatctactgggtgaaataccacagtgtgccatcacagcagcaagatttgtgacctgttgccacaagaaaaggtcaaccagtgaagaacaaacaccattgtaaatacaacccatatttatgtttatttattttcccttttgtactttaactatttgcacatcggtACAACACTGTAtagagacataatatgacatttaaaatgtctttattctttgagtgtaatgtttattttaaatttaaattttaaaaatttaacttttgtttattatctatttcacttgctttagtAATGTAAACATATGTATCCCAAGCCAattaaagccccttaaattgaaattgagagagagacaaaggcatATCTAGCATCTTTAAGTAGCAATGACAAAGACACAGGGGTTTCCTCAGCACATCAGACACAGACAAGACATGAACAGTCCTCTGAGTTAAGAGTCCAGGCTTTGGGTGAGGTCCGACCACGCCAACCAATGGTCTCGAGCAACGGTTGGTCATCGCCATTCTATCCAATCACAGTACATGAGTCTGAGATGGAACCAAGGCACGGCACATTTTGGGGGGGGATAACCCAACCAGGACCCCCTGAACTTTGTCTGCAAGACACTATTCTTTGTTATTGGTACTGAACATGTGTAACCTTGGCAACAGTCTTCACTATTCTTTGTTATTGGTACTGAACACGTGTAACCTTGGCAACAGTCTTCACT encodes:
- the LOC127906913 gene encoding neuropeptide Y receptor type 2-like; the protein is MDYLSPVNISQDASLLFSDAGLHGNDLYPGYHAYDPGIDDPPTEESSSPLQSLYTPLLDLGDLGGYGPGVGGYGDSSLAGLGDSTKLVGVQVVLILAYSTIILLGVVGNSLVIYVVYRFKTLRTVTNFFIANLAVADLLVNTLCLPFTLVYTLLGEWKFGQVLCFLLPYAQGLAVHVSTVTLNVIALDRHRCIVYHLETRMRKDVCFGVIATTWVLSAVLASPLAIFREYGTFNLAPGQPIQVCTEKWPGSSTDGTVYSISMLLLQYVLPLAVISFAYARIWSKLRSHMSPAGRNDRHRRRRKTTKMLVTVVVVFAFSWLPFHAFQLATDIDSSVLDMRDFRLLYTLFHVVAMCSTFANPLLYGWMNSNYRTAFTTVFRCDQRMDSVHPEGGRGAGGGEEIKLDLEVQDIVTDHLNATDL